From the Hevea brasiliensis isolate MT/VB/25A 57/8 chromosome 15, ASM3005281v1, whole genome shotgun sequence genome, one window contains:
- the LOC110655608 gene encoding probable transcription factor KAN2 isoform X2, which produces MELFPAQPDLSLQISPPNSKPTSTWRRTEEEMDLGFWKRALDSRNTMSSMAKPDACFELSLSNPRVSEPGSNHFHLLQNTGNYNGKNIFHSFQQNLYQHHLQENHLHHHQNPLFQQQQQQQGPSQELGFLRPIRGIPVYQNPTPFSVSQQPLDSTGAQNSSLATTNSSSSSLSPYQSPGFMRSRLMSRFPAKRSMRAPRMRWTTTLHARFVHAVELLGGHDRATPKSVLELMDVKDLTLAHVKSHLQMYRTVKTTDQAAAASGQSDGFDNASSGDTSEDLMFDIQNSRSELSMQQGRPSGHQDNKNFDGLWSNSSSREAWLHVKPKDSDGNVQSLKQKGMDPKCLSCERISDVSSSTLSGTSPKKPNLEFTLGRPH; this is translated from the exons ATGGAGCTATTCCCAGCACAACCAGATTTATCTCTCCAAATTAGCCCACCAAACAGCAAACCCACATCAACATGGAGAAGAACAGAAGAAGAGATGGATTTGGGATTCTGGAAGAGAGCTTTAGACTCCAGAAACACTATGTCTTCGATGGCAAAACCTGATGCCTGTTTTGAGCTCTCACTATCGAATCCCAGGGTTTCAGAGCCTGGCTCCAACCATTTTCACCTTCTCCAAAACACTGGCAATTACAATGGTAAGAATattttccattctttccaacaaaACCTGTACCAACACCATCTCCAAGAAAACCACCTTCATCATCACCAAAATCCCCTCtttcagcagcagcagcagcagcaaggGCCAAGCCAAGAGCTTGGTTTCTTGAGACCCATTAGAGGGATTCCTGTATACCAAAACCCTACTCCTTTTTCCGTCTCTCAACAACCTTTGGATAGTACTGGTGCTCAAAATTCTTCTTTAGCAACCACTAACTCGAGCTCCTCAAGTTTAAGTCCCTATCAGTCTCCAGGTTTTATGAGATCAAGATTGATGTCAAGATTTCCAGCTAAACGCAGCATGAGAGCACCAAGGATGCGGTGGACTACTACCCTTCATGCTCGCTTTGTTCATGCTGTTGAGCTATTGGGTGGCCACGAca GGGCTACACCCAAGTCAGTTCTTGAGCTCATGGATGTGAAAGATCTCACCTTGGCGCACGTTAAATCTCATTTACAG ATGTATCGGACAGTAAAGACAACGGATCAAGCAGCAGCTGCATCAG GACAATCAGACGGATTTGATAATGCATCATCTGGAGATACTTCTGAAGATTTGATGTTTGACATTCAAAACTCAAGGTCTGAACTATCAATGCAACAAGGAAGACCAAGTGGTCACCAGGACAATAAGAACTTTGATGGCCTCTGGAGCAATTCGTCAAG CAGGGAAGCTTGGTTACATGTGAAACCAAAGGATTCTGATGGAAACGTACAATCTCTTAAG CAGAAGGGCATGGATCCAAAGTGCTTAAGCTGTGAAAGAATATCAGATGTAAGCTCATCAACCCTTTCAGGGACGAGCCCCAAGAAACCTAATTTGGAGTTCACCTTGGGCAGGCCACATTGA
- the LOC110655608 gene encoding probable transcription factor KAN2 isoform X3: protein MELFPAQPDLSLQISPPNSKPTSTWRRTEEEMDLGFWKRALDSRNTMSSMAKPDACFELSLSNPRVSEPGSNHFHLLQNTGNYNGKNIFHSFQQNLYQHHLQENHLHHHQNPLFQQQQQQQGPSQELGFLRPIRGIPVYQNPTPFSVSQQPLDSTGAQNSSLATTNSSSSSLSPYQSPGFMRSRLMSRFPAKRSMRAPRMRWTTTLHARFVHAVELLGGHDRATPKSVLELMDVKDLTLAHVKSHLQMYRTVKTTDQAAAASGQSDGFDNASSGDTSEDLMFDIQNSRSELSMQQGRPSGHQDNKNFDGLWSNSSREAWLHVKPKDSDGNVQSLKQQKGMDPKCLSCERISDVSSSTLSGTSPKKPNLEFTLGRPH, encoded by the exons ATGGAGCTATTCCCAGCACAACCAGATTTATCTCTCCAAATTAGCCCACCAAACAGCAAACCCACATCAACATGGAGAAGAACAGAAGAAGAGATGGATTTGGGATTCTGGAAGAGAGCTTTAGACTCCAGAAACACTATGTCTTCGATGGCAAAACCTGATGCCTGTTTTGAGCTCTCACTATCGAATCCCAGGGTTTCAGAGCCTGGCTCCAACCATTTTCACCTTCTCCAAAACACTGGCAATTACAATGGTAAGAATattttccattctttccaacaaaACCTGTACCAACACCATCTCCAAGAAAACCACCTTCATCATCACCAAAATCCCCTCtttcagcagcagcagcagcagcaaggGCCAAGCCAAGAGCTTGGTTTCTTGAGACCCATTAGAGGGATTCCTGTATACCAAAACCCTACTCCTTTTTCCGTCTCTCAACAACCTTTGGATAGTACTGGTGCTCAAAATTCTTCTTTAGCAACCACTAACTCGAGCTCCTCAAGTTTAAGTCCCTATCAGTCTCCAGGTTTTATGAGATCAAGATTGATGTCAAGATTTCCAGCTAAACGCAGCATGAGAGCACCAAGGATGCGGTGGACTACTACCCTTCATGCTCGCTTTGTTCATGCTGTTGAGCTATTGGGTGGCCACGAca GGGCTACACCCAAGTCAGTTCTTGAGCTCATGGATGTGAAAGATCTCACCTTGGCGCACGTTAAATCTCATTTACAG ATGTATCGGACAGTAAAGACAACGGATCAAGCAGCAGCTGCATCAG GACAATCAGACGGATTTGATAATGCATCATCTGGAGATACTTCTGAAGATTTGATGTTTGACATTCAAAACTCAAGGTCTGAACTATCAATGCAACAAGGAAGACCAAGTGGTCACCAGGACAATAAGAACTTTGATGGCCTCTGGAGCAATTCGTCAAG GGAAGCTTGGTTACATGTGAAACCAAAGGATTCTGATGGAAACGTACAATCTCTTAAG caGCAGAAGGGCATGGATCCAAAGTGCTTAAGCTGTGAAAGAATATCAGATGTAAGCTCATCAACCCTTTCAGGGACGAGCCCCAAGAAACCTAATTTGGAGTTCACCTTGGGCAGGCCACATTGA
- the LOC110655608 gene encoding probable transcription factor KAN2 isoform X4: protein MELFPAQPDLSLQISPPNSKPTSTWRRTEEEMDLGFWKRALDSRNTMSSMAKPDACFELSLSNPRVSEPGSNHFHLLQNTGNYNGKNIFHSFQQNLYQHHLQENHLHHHQNPLFQQQQQQQGPSQELGFLRPIRGIPVYQNPTPFSVSQQPLDSTGAQNSSLATTNSSSSSLSPYQSPGFMRSRLMSRFPAKRSMRAPRMRWTTTLHARFVHAVELLGGHDRATPKSVLELMDVKDLTLAHVKSHLQMYRTVKTTDQAAAASGQSDGFDNASSGDTSEDLMFDIQNSRSELSMQQGRPSGHQDNKNFDGLWSNSSREAWLHVKPKDSDGNVQSLKQKGMDPKCLSCERISDVSSSTLSGTSPKKPNLEFTLGRPH from the exons ATGGAGCTATTCCCAGCACAACCAGATTTATCTCTCCAAATTAGCCCACCAAACAGCAAACCCACATCAACATGGAGAAGAACAGAAGAAGAGATGGATTTGGGATTCTGGAAGAGAGCTTTAGACTCCAGAAACACTATGTCTTCGATGGCAAAACCTGATGCCTGTTTTGAGCTCTCACTATCGAATCCCAGGGTTTCAGAGCCTGGCTCCAACCATTTTCACCTTCTCCAAAACACTGGCAATTACAATGGTAAGAATattttccattctttccaacaaaACCTGTACCAACACCATCTCCAAGAAAACCACCTTCATCATCACCAAAATCCCCTCtttcagcagcagcagcagcagcaaggGCCAAGCCAAGAGCTTGGTTTCTTGAGACCCATTAGAGGGATTCCTGTATACCAAAACCCTACTCCTTTTTCCGTCTCTCAACAACCTTTGGATAGTACTGGTGCTCAAAATTCTTCTTTAGCAACCACTAACTCGAGCTCCTCAAGTTTAAGTCCCTATCAGTCTCCAGGTTTTATGAGATCAAGATTGATGTCAAGATTTCCAGCTAAACGCAGCATGAGAGCACCAAGGATGCGGTGGACTACTACCCTTCATGCTCGCTTTGTTCATGCTGTTGAGCTATTGGGTGGCCACGAca GGGCTACACCCAAGTCAGTTCTTGAGCTCATGGATGTGAAAGATCTCACCTTGGCGCACGTTAAATCTCATTTACAG ATGTATCGGACAGTAAAGACAACGGATCAAGCAGCAGCTGCATCAG GACAATCAGACGGATTTGATAATGCATCATCTGGAGATACTTCTGAAGATTTGATGTTTGACATTCAAAACTCAAGGTCTGAACTATCAATGCAACAAGGAAGACCAAGTGGTCACCAGGACAATAAGAACTTTGATGGCCTCTGGAGCAATTCGTCAAG GGAAGCTTGGTTACATGTGAAACCAAAGGATTCTGATGGAAACGTACAATCTCTTAAG CAGAAGGGCATGGATCCAAAGTGCTTAAGCTGTGAAAGAATATCAGATGTAAGCTCATCAACCCTTTCAGGGACGAGCCCCAAGAAACCTAATTTGGAGTTCACCTTGGGCAGGCCACATTGA
- the LOC110655608 gene encoding probable transcription factor KAN2 isoform X1, which translates to MELFPAQPDLSLQISPPNSKPTSTWRRTEEEMDLGFWKRALDSRNTMSSMAKPDACFELSLSNPRVSEPGSNHFHLLQNTGNYNGKNIFHSFQQNLYQHHLQENHLHHHQNPLFQQQQQQQGPSQELGFLRPIRGIPVYQNPTPFSVSQQPLDSTGAQNSSLATTNSSSSSLSPYQSPGFMRSRLMSRFPAKRSMRAPRMRWTTTLHARFVHAVELLGGHDRATPKSVLELMDVKDLTLAHVKSHLQMYRTVKTTDQAAAASGQSDGFDNASSGDTSEDLMFDIQNSRSELSMQQGRPSGHQDNKNFDGLWSNSSSREAWLHVKPKDSDGNVQSLKQQKGMDPKCLSCERISDVSSSTLSGTSPKKPNLEFTLGRPH; encoded by the exons ATGGAGCTATTCCCAGCACAACCAGATTTATCTCTCCAAATTAGCCCACCAAACAGCAAACCCACATCAACATGGAGAAGAACAGAAGAAGAGATGGATTTGGGATTCTGGAAGAGAGCTTTAGACTCCAGAAACACTATGTCTTCGATGGCAAAACCTGATGCCTGTTTTGAGCTCTCACTATCGAATCCCAGGGTTTCAGAGCCTGGCTCCAACCATTTTCACCTTCTCCAAAACACTGGCAATTACAATGGTAAGAATattttccattctttccaacaaaACCTGTACCAACACCATCTCCAAGAAAACCACCTTCATCATCACCAAAATCCCCTCtttcagcagcagcagcagcagcaaggGCCAAGCCAAGAGCTTGGTTTCTTGAGACCCATTAGAGGGATTCCTGTATACCAAAACCCTACTCCTTTTTCCGTCTCTCAACAACCTTTGGATAGTACTGGTGCTCAAAATTCTTCTTTAGCAACCACTAACTCGAGCTCCTCAAGTTTAAGTCCCTATCAGTCTCCAGGTTTTATGAGATCAAGATTGATGTCAAGATTTCCAGCTAAACGCAGCATGAGAGCACCAAGGATGCGGTGGACTACTACCCTTCATGCTCGCTTTGTTCATGCTGTTGAGCTATTGGGTGGCCACGAca GGGCTACACCCAAGTCAGTTCTTGAGCTCATGGATGTGAAAGATCTCACCTTGGCGCACGTTAAATCTCATTTACAG ATGTATCGGACAGTAAAGACAACGGATCAAGCAGCAGCTGCATCAG GACAATCAGACGGATTTGATAATGCATCATCTGGAGATACTTCTGAAGATTTGATGTTTGACATTCAAAACTCAAGGTCTGAACTATCAATGCAACAAGGAAGACCAAGTGGTCACCAGGACAATAAGAACTTTGATGGCCTCTGGAGCAATTCGTCAAG CAGGGAAGCTTGGTTACATGTGAAACCAAAGGATTCTGATGGAAACGTACAATCTCTTAAG caGCAGAAGGGCATGGATCCAAAGTGCTTAAGCTGTGAAAGAATATCAGATGTAAGCTCATCAACCCTTTCAGGGACGAGCCCCAAGAAACCTAATTTGGAGTTCACCTTGGGCAGGCCACATTGA
- the LOC110655608 gene encoding probable transcription factor KAN2 isoform X5 — translation MELFPAQPDLSLQISPPNSKPTSTWRRTEEEMDLGFWKRALDSRNTMSSMAKPDACFELSLSNPRVSEPGSNHFHLLQNTGNYNGKNIFHSFQQNLYQHHLQENHLHHHQNPLFQQQQQQQGPSQELGFLRPIRGIPVYQNPTPFSVSQQPLDSTGAQNSSLATTNSSSSSLSPYQSPGFMRSRLMSRFPAKRSMRAPRMRWTTTLHARFVHAVELLGGHDRATPKSVLELMDVKDLTLAHVKSHLQMYRTVKTTDQAAAASGQSDGFDNASSGDTSEDLMFDIQNSRSELSMQQGRPSGHQDNKNFDGLWSNSSSRRAWIQSA, via the exons ATGGAGCTATTCCCAGCACAACCAGATTTATCTCTCCAAATTAGCCCACCAAACAGCAAACCCACATCAACATGGAGAAGAACAGAAGAAGAGATGGATTTGGGATTCTGGAAGAGAGCTTTAGACTCCAGAAACACTATGTCTTCGATGGCAAAACCTGATGCCTGTTTTGAGCTCTCACTATCGAATCCCAGGGTTTCAGAGCCTGGCTCCAACCATTTTCACCTTCTCCAAAACACTGGCAATTACAATGGTAAGAATattttccattctttccaacaaaACCTGTACCAACACCATCTCCAAGAAAACCACCTTCATCATCACCAAAATCCCCTCtttcagcagcagcagcagcagcaaggGCCAAGCCAAGAGCTTGGTTTCTTGAGACCCATTAGAGGGATTCCTGTATACCAAAACCCTACTCCTTTTTCCGTCTCTCAACAACCTTTGGATAGTACTGGTGCTCAAAATTCTTCTTTAGCAACCACTAACTCGAGCTCCTCAAGTTTAAGTCCCTATCAGTCTCCAGGTTTTATGAGATCAAGATTGATGTCAAGATTTCCAGCTAAACGCAGCATGAGAGCACCAAGGATGCGGTGGACTACTACCCTTCATGCTCGCTTTGTTCATGCTGTTGAGCTATTGGGTGGCCACGAca GGGCTACACCCAAGTCAGTTCTTGAGCTCATGGATGTGAAAGATCTCACCTTGGCGCACGTTAAATCTCATTTACAG ATGTATCGGACAGTAAAGACAACGGATCAAGCAGCAGCTGCATCAG GACAATCAGACGGATTTGATAATGCATCATCTGGAGATACTTCTGAAGATTTGATGTTTGACATTCAAAACTCAAGGTCTGAACTATCAATGCAACAAGGAAGACCAAGTGGTCACCAGGACAATAAGAACTTTGATGGCCTCTGGAGCAATTCGTCAAG CAGAAGGGCATGGATCCAAAGTGCTTAA